TAGACCCATTCAACGACGGCGCAAGCTTCTCCATACGTCGTGAACCGTTCATTGTAAAAGGAGATTGTTGAACAGTTGATGTTAGGAATTTTCGAGCTACCAAAATGTGAAATAGAGACGTAGGGGGGTGGGGAATTTACGAGTCTGTTGTAAGAATATACGAATTGATTGTTCTGTATATGATCAGGTGGGTGTTTCGTGTGGAGAGTGAATTGGATGTAGAGTTGGCACAATATGGGCAGTGTGTTTAGCTCTCTACCATTGAGGCGTGACTCGCTTTGCCACGATAGTTGAAATGAATGACTACCAGTTCAACAGTAGAAGGATCCATTTATAGACATGTCTACTACGACTATCACTTCAAAAGTATCTTTAGACAActcaaacaacaaagttTATCTCCTATCCACAATTTGGTATTGCTCCCCCTATCTTTTCTTTGGCCAGCCACcctcaatttcaaaatcattttttcCTCGAAAAGAATTCGGAGCTAAGCTTGCTATCAACAACTAGAGTTATCAACGATGAACgtattgaaattgcaaaagaagtACCCAGTATTACAACAGTCTGATCTTTTTAATATAATTGAAGACTTTAGAGCAATTGACTTGGAGAATAAAGGTTGGGTGGAGAAGAAGGATGTAATTAACAGTGTGAGCAAACAAGGAGAATATTCCTACGACGAAACAAGAGAAACATTGAAAcatgttgatgttgatgctTCGGGACatgttgaattggatgattaTGTAGCATTGGTTGCCAAGTTGAAGGAATCGAAGGGGGGGATTTCGGAAACtccacaattgaataaaaagaCTGCACCTCCCATTCCTAGTGCCAATTCTAAAAACAAGACTTATATTGAAGGGAAAACTTCAGGAACTACCCACACGATTAACGACGAAGAGCGCACTGAGTTTACCAGACATATCAATTCGGTTTTGTCGGGTGATTCCGAAGTTGGAGACAGATTGCCATTTGATACAGAAACctttcaagtttttgatgaGTGTAGAGATGGGTTGGTGTTGTGTAAATTGATCAACGATTCTGTTCCGGATACCATTGATACAAGAGTTTTGAACTTGCCAAAGGGaaagaagcaattgaacaatttccaaatgtCAGAAAATGCAAACATTGTTATCAACTCCGCAAAGGCGATtggttgtgttgttgtgaaTGTTCATTCCGAGGATATCATTGACGGTAAAGAGCACTTGATCTTGGGATTAATTTGGCAAATCATTAGAAGAGGATTGTTGAGTAAGGTGGATATCAAATACCACCCTGAATTGTATCGTTTGTTGGAGGATGATGAAACCTTGGAACAATTTTTAAGACTCCCACCTGAACAAATTCTTTTGCGTTGGTTCAActatcatttgaaaaatgccGGTACTAGCAGAAGAGTTACAAACTTTGGTAAAGATGTCAGCGATGGTGAAAACTACACCtacttgttgaatcaattgaaaccTGATGTTTGCGATTTGTCACCTTTGAGAACTAGCGATTTGTTAACCCGTGCTGAGCAAGTTTTAGATAACGCTGAGAAGATTGATTGTCGTAAATACTTAACTCCAAAGTCATTGTGCTCTGGAAATCCAAAGTTGAACTTGGCTTTTGTGGctaatttgttcaatacCCACCCTGGTTTGCAACCAATTGAGGAACAcgaaaaagttgaaattgaagagtttgatGCGGAAGGTGAGCGTGAAGCTAGAGTGTTTACCTTGTGGCTCAACTCTTTGGATGTCGACCCACCAGTTGTATCTTTGTTTGAGGATTTAAAGGATGGTTTGATCTTGTTACAAGCGTTTGACAAAGTTTTACCTGGAAGTGTTTCATTCAAGCatgtaaacaaaaagcCGGCCAATGGAGAGGTCTCCCGATTCAAGGCGTTGGAAAATACAAACTATGCAGTCGAAATAGGGAAAGCTAATGGGTTTTCTCTAGTTGGTATAGAAGGATCcgacattgttgatggaaaTAGATTGTTGGATTTAGGTCTTGTTTGGCAATTGATGAGAAGAAACATTGTCAATACTTTAGCTGAGTTGGGCAAGGGAGGTCAATTGAGTGATGCTGATATATTGAAATGGGCAAACCTGCAAGTCACAAAAGGAAACAAGTCATCTCAAATTAGGTCCTTCAAGGATACCTCTTTATCAACCGGGGTTTATTTGTTGGACGTATTGAATGGTATGGCACCGGGCTATGTTGATTACGATTTAGTCTATGAAGGAAAGACAGAAGAGGAGAGGTATGCCAATGCTAAGTTGGCCATTTCAATTGCTAGAAAGTTGGGAGCATTGATCTGGTTGGTTCCTGAGGATATAAATGAGGTTAGAAGCAGATTGATTTTATCGTTTGTAGGAAGTTTGATGGCTGTGGAGAGTAAGTGAATGAATGTGCGACtatatttgtatttttttttattgtgtGTAGAAAATTACAGAAACCACCAACCAAACAATAATGAACTTTCTTAGAAAACGAAGGTCCTCCAACTCGTCAGAGGATTCGATTGAGGAATCACAGATTAAAAAGTCACGCAAACCACCAAATACGGCTTTTCGTCAGCAGAGGTTGAAAGCATGGCAGCCATTGCTAACACCAAAATCAGTGATACCATTCCTAGTTTTGTTGGCAGTGATTTTTGCTCCTTTAGGAATAGCCATCATATATACGACGTATAATGTACAGGAGGTGAACATTGATTATTCGCATTGTGGTGACCAGACAAATAGTTTCACGTCAATTCCGGGAAAGTACACGGGCTTCCATTTCAAGCATAATACCAAGCCAGAGTTCAAATGGAAAGTGGATGGTTCACAATGTGTCATTCAGTTTAATGTGCCAGATTTGAAGCCTCCTCTTTATATGTACTAcaaattgaccaattttTACCAAAATCATAGAAAGTATGTGGAGAGTTATGACTTGGATCAATTGGCAGGAAAGGCTTTATCTAGTGATGACGTTACCGATAGTTGCAAACCATTGAAGCACAGAGAATACAATGGAAAGGAAAGACTCATTTACCCATGCGGATTGATTGCAAACTCCTACTTTAACGATACAATTTCGTCGCCAGTTTTATTGAATGCACGTAATGGAGAGAATAATGAAACATACACCTTTACCGATAAGGACATTTCATGGGCCTCAGACCGCAAACACAAGTTTAAAAAGACAAAGTACAAGCCGGAAGATGTTGTGCCTCCGCCAAACTGGGACAAACAGTATCCTGATGGTTATACTGAGGAAAATATGCCAGATTTACAACAAATGGAGCACTTACAAAACTGGATGCGAACGGCGGCCTTGCCTAATTTCTACAAGTTATACGGCAAAAACACCACAGCAACAATGTCGTCAGGTACTTATCAAATAACGGTCGATTTGAACTACCCAGTGGAAATTTTTGGTGGGAGTAAGAGTATTgtcatcaccaccaactCCATTTTTGGTGGAAGAAATGTCAGTTTGGGTGTGATTTATATCATTGTTGCTGTAGTATCGCTCGTATTGGGTATTGGGTTCTTGTTGCAATACTTGATTAAACCAAGGCGAGTGGGTCATGATTACTTGCAACAAAACTACCGAGACCAGTTATAATAGTGTGTGTAGAAAAacagagaaaaaaaaaaaattgaacgTCAATTAGTCTGTAGGCAAAGTAAAGGATGAACGTGAATCCACATTTATACACATCGTCACCACAGATTGCTCAGATGCAGTTGCTACAGAGGCAACAGCTACTACAGGAGCAGGGCACTCCGTTGTCGCAACAACAGCACTTGACAAATGGGGCGGGATTGAGTGCTAATCCAGTATTACAACAATTACAGCTTCAGCAgatgcaacaacagcagcaacagcaacaacaacaacaacaacaacagcagcagcagcagcagcaacaacagcaacagcaacagcatcaacaacaaaaacaacaaccagTCCCCATAATTAAGGATGTTTGGGCTCATAACCTCGAGTACGAGTTTAACAACTTGCGCAAGTTTATTAATGACAAGAGTACGACGATATACGCTGCAATACATCAAGAGACACCCGGAATTGTTGCAAGGGCAATTGGGTCTTTCAAAACAAGCACCGACtatcattttcaaacaataaggTGTAACTCTGACTTGTTGAATCTAATACAATTTAGCATCTGTTTTAGTAAAGGGGGAGGAAATCCAGTGATTTGGCAGTTTAATTTTGCATACGATTTGACCAAGGAGATGTATAGTGAGGAGCATTTGGCCATGTTGGCACAACAGTCGTCCATTAATTTTCAAGCACACATGTCTCGCGGGATAAAGCATTTTGAGTTTGCtgagttgttgattgatagTGGGTTGCTATTGGACAATTCCATCAATTGGGTATCCTATCACGCTGGATATGACTTGGGGTTTCTTGTAAGTTTGCTAATGAATGATAGTCTTCCTGTGGATGAGGAAGAGTTCCACTGGTGGTGTGATAAATACTTCCCCAATTTTTACGATTTGAAATACATTGGTAATCAGGTTTTAGGGTCCGATGAGAAAATGAATAAGCCATCCATTGAGTACTTGGCAGAAGAGTTGCATTTATTGCCTATATCCCCTGCCATTCGTCAACTTTTTGGCAATGCAGGCCAACCTCTGCAACATCCCACATCAACTTTACATGCTTATTTATCAATGGAATGTTTTAAAGAGTTGTTGAGACAATCGGTGGACCCAAAGAGGTTCAAGGGGTATATATGGGGGTTAGGAAAGGAATAAATAGTATTAAACATTTAATATGTCACGTGCAgtttttctctttttttatCTTTTATCAAACTCATCGCgatattttttttaattcgTAGTTCACTTGTTccacatcaacaatgggaactcaaaagaaggaaaagcAAAGAAGGATCAGACAGAATGATACCAAAGATGGTAATCTCCGTGTCAAGGGTGAGAACTTTTACCGTGATGCCAAAAAGGTAAAGAAGCTTAGCATGTACAAACAAGGAAGAGCAGTTCGTAATGCCAAGGGAGAGATAATAAAAGCAGCCGATCTTCAGAGCACGGATGTGCCTACAGCAAGGGTTGATCCTAATAGGAAATGGTTCGGAAATACCAGGGTTATAGCTCAGGATGCATTATCACATTTTAGGGAGGCTATGGGAGACAAGAAGGATGATTCATATCAAGTTCTTTTAAAGAGAAATAAACTTCCTATGTCGTTACTCGATCAAGATAAGACAGAAAGTCCGACTGCAAAGATTGTTGAGACTGAATCATTTGCATCCACATTTGGACCTAAGCAACAACGTAAGAAACCTAGAATCGCTGCATCGTCGTTGGAGGATTTAATGTCTACTGCAGAGAAGGACTCAACCACATACgatgaaaagattgagCTTGACCAGACAATGGGATTGATGGGAAACTCTATCTTGGACAAGGATGATTTTACCCAGGAGGCTAAAGAAGCAATCTTTCACAAGGGACAGAGTAAGAGAATCTGGAATGAATTATACAAGGTCATTGACTCGAGTGATGTCATTTTGCAAGTCCTTGATGCTAGGAACCCCTTGGGCACCAGATGTGAAagaattgagaaatataTCAAACAGGAATGTCCACATAAGCATCTTGTATTTGTGGTAAACAAGACCGACTTGGTCCCCACATGGGTAGCCGTATGTATATCAGGAAACATTATCTATTGATTACTTACTAACTCGTCTTCTAGGCAGCTTGGATGAAGCACTTGTCAAGCTCATACCCAACCATTGCTTTCCATGCATCAATTAAAAACAGTTTCGGAAAGGGATCCTTAATCCTGCTTCTTAGGCAGTTTGCAACTTTGCACAAGGACagaaaatcaatcaatgttGGTGTCATTGGATTTCCAAATACCGGAAAGAGCTCCATTATAAATACCATTGTTGGGAAAAAGGCTTGTATCGTCGCTCCAATTCCTGGAGCAACAAAGGTTTGGCAATATGTCAAGGTCACCTCATCGATAAATATTATTGATTCACCAGGTGTTGTACCGTCTGAATCAGGTGACTCTGATGCTGACCTTTTACTACGTGGTGTGGTcagagttgaaaaagtcaaaGCCCCAGAGCAATACTTGTCAGAGGTTCTCAAGATTGTTCCTAAAAAGTATATTGCTAGAACCTATGGACTCAAGGAATCAGAATGTGGAGAGAACTTGTTAGAGACGCTTGCCGTGAAAAGTGGCCGTTTATTGAAAGGTGGTGAGGCCGATGAGAGTTCAGTTGCGAGAAAGattattgaagattttaTTCGTGGTAAACTTCCTTGGTTTTTGGAGCCTCCTCAAGATGAAGAGGTCCGTACAGGTGAGGATAAGAAAGCTGGGTATAAAAAGAGGAAAGCTGAGGATTAGTATTAGATATCGCTAGTTACATGTCTAATCCTTTGTAATGTCATCTTCACCTCTTTGCTTATATCTATCTTGTCTAACTCAGACGTGTCGGACTTTGTATCAATCGCATTCAACTTTGCTAGCAACTCTTTTTCAAGGTTGGTCTGGTTGGATTCTAGAATGTTTTCCTCCAAAGTGACATTGTTTATATCTTGTATATCCTCGCTTTTTACACCAAAATCGTCAGCAGTTGTACTTCCTATCAACTCATCATTCATCTTTTCCcaatctttttccaattcgTCACGCTGGGAATTCTTTGCTTCTAAGTAGTCCTTGAATAGTTTTCGTTTGGCCAATGTGGCGTCAATTTTAGCGTGCAACTGCTTTTTTAATAGTGGATTGACGTTCTCCACTTTGATGTCTAGCATAACTGCTTGTTTGTTTTCGAATTTCAATCTAACCAAGGTGAGAAATCTTTCAATCCACATTATTAACTTGAAGAATATTTTCTCGTCATCGTTGACATATACATCGCGGATAAAGTTCCAAAGAACTTCTTCGTGATTATCCAATACTGTCTTTATTCTTTGGTATATTTCTGTTGAATTTAAGTGGTCGCTGCGTTGGATCGAGGACAAAGTCTTTAGCATGTCATTGTTTAGGCCCTCGAGAGCTGAAAATGCGATGTGAACTTTAGCTTTAGCAAAAACCTTAATCAATGGAGTATAAAAGTAGTCCACTGTgctttttatcaaatttataAGCTCGGGCTGCCTCCAAAGCTCTTTGAAGAGGAGCTTATCGCGAGTGCGAATTTGAAGGAGCCAgtattgtttcaaattgaggTATAACATCGAGTCCCCCTCCCCTCTGAAAGAAGCTAGAATTTgcttcaacttttcatcGGCGGGTGGGGAAATAAGGTTTGTGGACAACGTTGTGATCACCAAGTTCTCACTAGCTTCTTGTCGTACCTTTTCCATCTCCTCGTTCGGCAAGTGGACATAGTTATCAATCCTCTCCATGTAAAGCTCGTAACCAGTTAGTTTTTCCTTCAACGTGTATAGCTCCTTCCCAAAACCGTTTAAATCTTCGTTCAATaacattatcaaaatcaaggaAAACAAGTTTCTTGCCCCTGTATTTTTCGAGTCTTCAGCTAGTTGTCTATTCCACGTGGGTAAACGAGGTATATTCACAAAtaacaaatcaataatCCGCGacaccatcttcattggGTTTGTAAATCGTAAAATAGCATAGATCAAGCTGTAGGGAAACAACCTGTGAAACTTTTTcgtctttttcaatatcgCATACGAGTCGTCCAGGCCGAGAAATGTTTGGTAGACTATGGCCGCAAGTTGTAGCTTACACCAATCGTTGAAGGTTTTCAAAAGTGGCGATGCCTCTTTGATACTACTTAGGgatccaatttctttaaaaaGACTCATTACCGCATCATCTTCTCGAGTTACTGATTGCTTAAAGGTTTCGAAGTTGTGAGTCAAGTCCTGCATCACTTTTGCAGTTTGATcatgaaattcaatttgggtTCGCAAAATATCCATTTCGTGATTGATTCTGTGCTTGTAgtcctcttcatcttcggGGGttaaatttgtttcattgGTGGATAAAAAGTTACTAAATACGGATGACTCGGCCACCTCCATTTTGTTGGCCAATTGTCTAAGCCAACTCCTGGTGGCCATCCTACTTGTTTCAATGCTGTTTTCGTTATCTTTAGGTCTGTGTGGAAGCTTGACTTGTAAGGTCAGCATTACCCCAGGTAgctccttcttcaaatcgTGTTCTAATTTGCTCAATTGGTTGTGACTCTTGCAAATGAAACTGGTTTCGAGATTGTCCTTTCTCACAACCTGAATGATGAAATCGTGATGATGACTGGTTGTGAAGAACCACGATTGTTCACCCTCAACTTTCCTCAATGCAACAATGTTGATGTAAATACCATTGATAAACTTCATTCGATCATACTGATTCATTCCAATCACAGTTatgttctttttcttctggaAATCAAACTTATCCAACTTTGCAGTATCTGATGCCTTCAAATGAGGTTCGGTGAGGTAATCCATTTCATTACCGGTAATCAATACGGAATTGTAAAATACTAACAACCCACCAAGAAGCTTTTTATTAGCTTGGCTTCTCTTGGTCAGCCCATTTCTTTCATTGGATGTACTGAAATGCTTGGAGTTAAAGTTTTccacaaattgaaatacatCCTGCCAAaactgctgctgctgtttCTCAGTATTGTTTGTGATAAACGGAAAAGTAGAAACGTATTCTTTAAAAAAGAACGAAAGTAAGGGGAGCTTCTCTGGATCATCAACTGCTCGCATATCCTTCCacatcaacttcaactctttatgcaattgtttttcgagaagaaatttctttaaGAAGTGGCTTTCTAGGGGATCCATTGTGGGCTAAAGTAGAAGATGTATACCGGAGGAGGTTGACAATCGATGTGGTATCCACCCTGAAgaataaaatttcaatgatatGTGTTGATGCGGCGCTGGAGAAATTgacacaaaaaaaaatgatTGCCATGTAGcaaagttgcaaaatcacACGCAAGTGTAGAACACAATTGTAGTCTAGCGATGGTAAAAACCGTGCTCTAGTGATACTAAGATGCGGAATGTATGG
The sequence above is a segment of the Candida orthopsilosis Co 90-125, chromosome 8 draft sequence genome. Coding sequences within it:
- a CDS encoding Cdc50 endosomal protein; translation: MNFLRKRRSSNSSEDSIEESQIKKSRKPPNTAFRQQRLKAWQPLLTPKSVIPFLVLLAVIFAPLGIAIIYTTYNVQEVNIDYSHCGDQTNSFTSIPGKYTGFHFKHNTKPEFKWKVDGSQCVIQFNVPDLKPPLYMYYKLTNFYQNHRKYVESYDLDQLAGKALSSDDVTDSCKPLKHREYNGKERLIYPCGLIANSYFNDTISSPVLLNARNGENNETYTFTDKDISWASDRKHKFKKTKYKPEDVVPPPNWDKQYPDGYTEENMPDLQQMEHLQNWMRTAALPNFYKLYGKNTTATMSSGTYQITVDLNYPVEIFGGSKSIVITTNSIFGGRNVSLGVIYIIVAVVSLVLGIGFLLQYLIKPRRVGHDYLQQNYRDQL
- a CDS encoding Nog2 nucleolar GTPase codes for the protein MGTQKKEKQRRIRQNDTKDGNLRVKGENFYRDAKKVKKLSMYKQGRAVRNAKGEIIKAADLQSTDVPTARVDPNRKWFGNTRVIAQDALSHFREAMGDKKDDSYQVLLKRNKLPMSLLDQDKTESPTAKIVETESFASTFGPKQQRKKPRIAASSLEDLMSTAEKDSTTYDEKIELDQTMGLMGNSILDKDDFTQEAKEAIFHKGQSKRIWNELYKVIDSSDVILQVLDARNPLGTRCERIEKYIKQECPHKHLVFVVNKTDLVPTWVAAAWMKHLSSSYPTIAFHASIKNSFGKGSLISLLRQFATLHKDRKSINVGVIGFPNTGKSSIINTIVGKKACIVAPIPGATKVWQYVKVTSSINIIDSPGVVPSESGDSDADLLLRGVVRVEKVKAPEQYLSEVLKIVPKKYIARTYGLKESECGENLLETLAVKSGRLLKGGEADESSVARKIIEDFIRGKLPWFLEPPQDEEVRTGEDKKAGYKKRKAED
- a CDS encoding Pop2 component of the Ccr4-Pop2 mRNA deadenylase, whose product is MNVNPHLYTSSPQIAQMQLLQRQQLLQEQGTPLSQQQHLTNGAGLSANPVLQQLQLQQMQQQQQQQQQQQQQQQQQQQQQQQQQQHQQQKQQPVPIIKDVWAHNLEYEFNNLRKFINDKSTTIYAAIHQETPGIVARAIGSFKTSTDYHFQTIRCNSDLLNLIQFSICFSKGGGNPVIWQFNFAYDLTKEMYSEEHLAMLAQQSSINFQAHMSRGIKHFEFAELLIDSGLLLDNSINWVSYHAGYDLGFLVSLLMNDSLPVDEEEFHWWCDKYFPNFYDLKYIGNQVLGSDEKMNKPSIEYLAEELHLLPISPAIRQLFGNAGQPSQHPTSTLHAYLSMECFKELLRQSVDPKRFKGYIWGLGKE
- a CDS encoding Sac6 actin filament bundling protein, fimbrin, with translation MNVLKLQKKYPVLQQSDLFNIIEDFRAIDLENKGWVEKKDVINSVSKQGEYSYDETRETLKHVDVDASGHVELDDYVALVAKLKESKGGISETPQLNKKTAPPIPSANSKNKTYIEGKTSGTTHTINDEERTEFTRHINSVLSGDSEVGDRLPFDTETFQVFDECRDGLVLCKLINDSVPDTIDTRVLNLPKGKKQLNNFQMSENANIVINSAKAIGCVVVNVHSEDIIDGKEHLILGLIWQIIRRGLLSKVDIKYHPELYRLLEDDETLEQFLRLPPEQILLRWFNYHLKNAGTSRRVTNFGKDVSDGENYTYLLNQLKPDVCDLSPLRTSDLLTRAEQVLDNAEKIDCRKYLTPKSLCSGNPKLNLAFVANLFNTHPGLQPIEEHEKVEIEEFDAEGEREARVFTLWLNSLDVDPPVVSLFEDLKDGLILLQAFDKVLPGSVSFKHVNKKPANGEVSRFKALENTNYAVEIGKANGFSLVGIEGSDIVDGNRLLDLGLVWQLMRRNIVNTLAELGKGGQLSDADILKWANSQVTKGNKSSQIRSFKDTSLSTGVYLLDVLNGMAPGYVDYDLVYEGKTEEERYANAKLAISIARKLGALIWLVPEDINEVRSRLILSFVGSLMAVESK